One genomic segment of Streptomyces liangshanensis includes these proteins:
- a CDS encoding cytochrome P450 has protein sequence MTTLAEQAAVEGEEPGRPRPDLGDPSFWQLPHAERLRAFALLRQWEAPQYFVERERGRGRRERGFHALVRHADVVEASRNPEVFASAPGATTPEPARWVRALFGDSLVNLDGPRHAQLRRIVSRSFTPRILGRTEEDIRAVAARIVDDVLAEGGAGAGGTGAGGGALGDRAGDFVTAVASRMPFEVICNLMGIPEAERPAILGQVNRASGDTGVARAARDRFRMPGKGLRALASMQGMVADLGRERRKNPTDDLVSMLVSADIDGQSLTGRQLGAFFSLLMVAGVETTRNAIAHGLDLLTRHPAQRALLVEDFDRYADGATEEIVRHSTPIIQFRRTLTRDHRMNGHAFRKGDKVVLFYASANRDEAVFTDPDAFDITRSPNPHVGYGGGGPHYCLGTYLAKQEMKALFRELLTRAPDLRATGAPVLVPSNFDNRVRSMPYALGEGGNGQGGNG, from the coding sequence ATGACCACGCTGGCGGAACAGGCCGCGGTAGAGGGAGAAGAGCCGGGAAGACCGCGACCGGATCTCGGAGATCCGTCGTTCTGGCAACTCCCGCACGCCGAAAGGCTGCGCGCATTCGCGCTGCTGCGCCAATGGGAGGCGCCTCAGTACTTCGTGGAGCGGGAAAGGGGCCGGGGGCGGCGGGAGCGGGGATTCCACGCGCTGGTCCGGCACGCGGACGTGGTCGAGGCGAGCCGTAACCCCGAGGTGTTCGCCAGCGCGCCGGGCGCCACGACGCCCGAGCCGGCCCGCTGGGTGCGCGCCCTGTTCGGCGACTCCCTGGTCAATCTGGACGGGCCCCGGCACGCGCAGCTGCGCCGTATCGTCTCCCGGTCCTTCACCCCGCGCATCCTCGGGCGTACGGAGGAGGACATCCGGGCGGTGGCGGCCCGGATCGTCGACGACGTGCTGGCGGAGGGGGGTGCGGGGGCCGGGGGTACGGGGGCCGGGGGCGGGGCTCTCGGTGACCGGGCGGGGGACTTCGTCACGGCCGTCGCGTCCCGGATGCCGTTCGAGGTCATCTGCAACCTGATGGGCATCCCGGAGGCGGAACGGCCCGCGATCCTCGGCCAGGTGAACCGCGCCTCGGGCGACACGGGGGTGGCGCGCGCGGCCCGCGACCGGTTCCGGATGCCGGGCAAGGGGCTGCGGGCGCTGGCCTCGATGCAGGGCATGGTGGCGGACCTGGGGCGGGAGCGGCGCAAGAACCCCACGGACGACCTGGTCTCGATGCTGGTCAGCGCCGACATCGACGGGCAGTCGCTGACGGGCCGTCAACTGGGCGCCTTCTTCTCGCTCCTGATGGTCGCGGGCGTCGAGACGACCCGTAACGCCATCGCGCACGGCCTGGACCTGCTCACCCGCCATCCGGCGCAACGGGCCCTGCTGGTGGAGGACTTCGACCGGTACGCGGACGGCGCGACGGAGGAGATCGTGCGGCACTCGACGCCGATCATCCAGTTCCGGCGCACGCTCACCCGCGACCACCGGATGAACGGCCACGCCTTCCGCAAGGGCGACAAGGTGGTGCTCTTCTACGCGTCGGCCAACCGCGACGAGGCCGTCTTCACCGACCCGGACGCCTTCGACATCACGCGCAGCCCGAACCCGCATGTCGGGTACGGGGGCGGGGGGCCGCACTACTGCCTGGGCACGTACCTCGCCAAGCAGGAGATGAAGGCGCTGTTCCGCGAGCTGCTGACGCGGGCGCCGGACCTGCGCGCGACGGGCGCGCCGGTGCTGGTGCCGTCGAACTTCGACAACCGGGTGCGGTCGATGCCGTACGCGCTCGGGGAGGGAGGGAACGGGCAGGGAGGGAACGGCTGA
- a CDS encoding O-antigen ligase family protein gives MTATAAYLPAADPPSPGHPRAAAPGDGRTAFAERWPGLPGRYAPLLPAVAVVALLAVPAAPAGDGSAGSGTVADAASGLLVLFCLVRVLRDRARPLTRTAALVLGLPVLGVSVAAITSHDPAASLPGVARYLQIFVLVPAALLLLLRDRRDFRVVAGAVVVLGLGQGALGVVQYLTGTGASYMGEDIRAVGTFGATDVMGMATVVAYALVICVGYALGEDRDVTGRRRAVALVCAGLLFVPLLLSFSRGAWIATAVALLLQLALSGVRRATRVVLAAAALGVVLVGGLGIGSQMITERLSSITQVADAPDQSVTDRYTMWAAATDMWRERPVTGVGLKGFPAYRDSHSSLALSAASDTAGAGAGFQRQPLLSPHNMYLLVLSEQGLVGVLALAGSWAALLVCVLRRVPGARRSRAGAGPGLVVGGLLVWQLVDFGYADIGGPSTVLTAMMLGLAAWWGLHRAAVPTDHRERPHGHRPPEHHRANSGAAQA, from the coding sequence ATGACGGCCACCGCCGCGTACCTCCCGGCCGCCGACCCCCCGTCCCCCGGGCACCCGCGGGCCGCCGCCCCCGGCGACGGCCGGACGGCCTTCGCCGAGCGGTGGCCCGGCCTGCCGGGCCGGTACGCCCCGCTGCTCCCCGCCGTCGCCGTCGTCGCGCTGCTCGCCGTACCGGCCGCCCCCGCCGGGGACGGATCCGCCGGTTCCGGCACCGTGGCCGACGCCGCGTCCGGGCTGCTCGTCCTCTTCTGCCTCGTACGGGTCCTGCGCGACCGGGCCCGCCCCCTGACCCGTACCGCAGCGCTCGTCCTCGGACTCCCCGTCCTCGGGGTGTCCGTCGCGGCGATCACCTCCCACGACCCCGCCGCCAGCCTGCCCGGGGTGGCCCGCTACCTCCAGATCTTCGTCCTCGTGCCCGCCGCGCTGCTGCTCCTCCTGCGCGACCGCCGCGACTTCCGCGTCGTCGCCGGGGCCGTCGTGGTCCTCGGCCTCGGGCAGGGCGCCCTCGGGGTCGTCCAGTACCTGACCGGCACCGGCGCCTCGTACATGGGCGAGGACATCCGCGCGGTCGGCACGTTCGGCGCGACGGACGTGATGGGCATGGCGACCGTCGTCGCGTACGCCCTGGTCATCTGCGTCGGGTACGCGCTCGGCGAGGACCGGGACGTGACGGGGCGCCGGCGCGCGGTGGCCCTGGTCTGCGCCGGACTGCTCTTCGTCCCCCTCCTGCTGTCGTTCAGCCGGGGCGCGTGGATCGCGACCGCCGTCGCCCTCCTCCTCCAACTGGCGCTCTCCGGGGTACGCCGCGCCACCCGCGTCGTCCTCGCCGCCGCCGCGCTCGGCGTGGTGCTCGTCGGCGGCCTCGGCATCGGCTCGCAGATGATCACCGAGCGGCTGAGCAGCATCACCCAGGTCGCCGACGCGCCCGACCAGTCGGTCACCGACCGGTACACGATGTGGGCCGCCGCCACCGACATGTGGCGCGAGCGCCCCGTCACCGGGGTCGGGCTCAAGGGCTTCCCCGCGTACCGCGACAGCCACTCCTCGCTCGCCCTCTCCGCCGCCAGCGACACCGCCGGCGCCGGGGCGGGCTTCCAGCGGCAGCCGCTGCTCTCCCCGCACAACATGTACCTGCTCGTCCTCAGCGAACAGGGCCTGGTCGGCGTGCTCGCGCTGGCCGGGAGCTGGGCCGCGCTGCTGGTGTGCGTGCTGCGCCGGGTGCCCGGGGCCCGCCGCTCCCGGGCCGGCGCCGGCCCGGGCCTGGTGGTCGGCGGGCTGCTGGTCTGGCAGTTGGTGGACTTCGGGTACGCGGACATCGGCGGCCCCTCGACCGTCCTGACCGCGATGATGCTGGGCCTCGCCGCCTGGTGGGGCCTGCACCGGGCCGCCGTACCGACGGACCACCGGGAACGGCCCCACGGCCACCGGCCGCCGGAGCACCACCGAGCGAACAGCGGGGCTGCCCAGGCGTGA
- a CDS encoding vitamin K epoxide reductase family protein produces MASALVGKATAGEGHRKPGGDGTAREPATADGTGLSPAGVRAFALMLVITGAMGTLAAWVITLDKFKLLEDPNFTPGCSLNPVVSCGNIMKSEQASVFGFPNPMLGLATYPVVIGIGVALLAGARYHRWFWLGLNAGALFGVAFCTWLQFESLYRINSLCLWCCLAWVGTIVMFWYVTSHNLRHGIIPAPAGLRDALGEFTWVLPVLHLGIIGMLILTRWWDFWIS; encoded by the coding sequence ATGGCGTCAGCACTGGTCGGCAAGGCGACAGCAGGCGAAGGACACAGGAAACCCGGCGGCGACGGAACGGCGAGGGAACCGGCGACGGCCGACGGAACCGGCCTTTCCCCGGCCGGAGTTCGGGCATTCGCGCTGATGCTGGTGATCACCGGTGCGATGGGAACGCTGGCGGCGTGGGTGATCACCCTCGACAAGTTCAAGCTGCTGGAGGACCCGAATTTCACCCCGGGGTGCAGCCTGAACCCGGTGGTGTCCTGCGGGAACATCATGAAGAGCGAGCAGGCCTCGGTCTTCGGATTCCCGAATCCGATGCTGGGGCTCGCGACCTATCCCGTGGTGATCGGGATCGGTGTCGCGCTGCTCGCCGGGGCGCGCTACCACCGCTGGTTCTGGCTCGGGTTGAACGCGGGCGCGCTGTTCGGCGTCGCGTTCTGCACCTGGCTCCAGTTCGAGTCGCTCTACCGGATCAACTCGCTGTGCCTGTGGTGCTGCCTGGCCTGGGTCGGCACGATCGTCATGTTCTGGTACGTGACCTCGCACAACCTCCGCCACGGGATCATCCCCGCGCCGGCCGGGCTGCGGGATGCGCTGGGCGAGTTCACCTGGGTCCTGCCCGTGCTGCACCTCGGGATCATCGGCATGCTGATCCTCACCCGCTGGTGGGACTTCTGGATCAGTTGA
- a CDS encoding DUF5949 family protein produces the protein MTTPHTAANTLKYTPLLGTLSVIPWTSDPTDEERNAPYLLAYSLGDGREGPEVGEETMRTVLGEVGLKPGGDLVDVGRNPGLGIKLLVEAGRAVLTMPYLNAQCPVPPEWEEDARGIGQVYFMVATRPWTSGTPGKPVTEEQLRAFVGDDEVLSSAAHCLLPVRSLRG, from the coding sequence ATGACCACTCCCCACACCGCCGCGAACACCCTCAAGTACACCCCTCTCCTGGGTACCCTTTCGGTGATTCCGTGGACCAGCGACCCGACCGACGAAGAACGCAACGCGCCCTATCTGCTCGCCTATTCACTGGGTGACGGCCGCGAGGGGCCGGAGGTCGGCGAGGAGACGATGCGGACCGTCCTCGGCGAGGTCGGGCTGAAGCCCGGCGGCGACCTGGTGGACGTCGGCCGCAACCCCGGCCTCGGGATCAAGCTGCTGGTGGAGGCCGGACGGGCCGTCCTGACCATGCCGTACCTCAACGCGCAGTGCCCCGTCCCGCCGGAGTGGGAGGAGGACGCCCGGGGGATCGGGCAGGTCTACTTCATGGTCGCCACCCGCCCGTGGACGTCGGGAACGCCGGGAAAGCCCGTCACCGAGGAGCAGTTGCGGGCCTTCGTCGGCGACGACGAGGTCCTTTCCAGCGCCGCGCACTGCCTGCTGCCGGTACGGAGCCTGCGCGGCTGA
- a CDS encoding polysaccharide deacetylase family protein, with the protein MYHSVADRTDDPYQVTVSPGRLERQLGWLRRRGLAGVSMAQLLRARAEGRGARLVGLTFDDGYADFNEAAVPLLHRYGFTATVYVLPGRLGGENEWDSPGPRKSLLTEDGIRLAAEAGMEVGSHGLRHIDLTAADDETLAAETARSRALLQDITGTEVTGFCYPYGTVDERVIGAVRDAGYTYAVGIDPGPLTGLFALPRIHVGENDTDLRLHLKWRLHRWRRQPVPYAAPYEPERARP; encoded by the coding sequence ATGTACCACTCGGTCGCCGACCGCACGGACGACCCCTACCAGGTGACGGTCTCGCCCGGACGCCTCGAACGCCAGCTCGGGTGGCTGCGCCGCCGGGGACTGGCCGGCGTCAGCATGGCGCAACTGCTCCGCGCCCGCGCGGAGGGCCGGGGCGCCCGGCTCGTCGGGCTGACCTTCGACGACGGGTACGCCGACTTCAACGAGGCGGCCGTGCCACTGCTCCACCGTTACGGCTTCACCGCCACCGTCTACGTCCTGCCGGGACGCCTCGGCGGCGAGAACGAGTGGGACAGCCCCGGCCCCCGCAAGTCCCTCCTCACCGAGGACGGCATCCGGCTGGCCGCCGAGGCCGGCATGGAGGTCGGCTCGCACGGGCTGCGCCACATCGACCTCACCGCGGCCGACGACGAGACGCTCGCCGCCGAGACCGCGCGCAGCCGCGCCCTCCTCCAGGACATCACCGGCACCGAGGTGACCGGCTTCTGCTATCCGTACGGGACGGTCGACGAGCGCGTCATCGGGGCCGTACGGGACGCCGGGTACACGTACGCCGTCGGCATCGACCCCGGCCCGCTCACCGGCCTGTTCGCCCTCCCGCGCATCCACGTCGGCGAGAACGACACCGACCTGCGCCTGCACCTCAAGTGGCGGCTGCACCGGTGGCGCCGCCAACCCGTGCCGTACGCCGCCCCCTACGAGCCCGAGCGGGCGCGCCCATGA
- a CDS encoding sugar transferase — translation MRQPSGPQTPGPQASSGLQASGHQTSKQASGHQASGVQASKQASGVQAPGGQTAGIQAAGVQATGLQAAGPHPTALHPTTLQPAAPGPHPPGRRLPGRVSVASPPRDTPDRVAVPPRRSGRAPLRFGLPLLAGDSLAALLSTAFLSEEQRDAVLLPLVLAVTMLNALAGLYRPGLVLSGLDQLPTLAARIAVSWCAVAAVLAAFLPGHALGLAALLTAAALQLAVGCACRSLVHGRRRATARKRPRSTLVVGTAPAARRVAALLAQHPEYGLRPVGIAAPAHEEGGDTGALPVLTSTEEIHRAVIQNGVCEAVFVDPGPGPELTIGSASGIVPTDGTGTDRPGRWDRPALVGLFHEYGCATWFVGAGPWDQALAHGGAPLDGATGPDHMARHVWGHAGRRLEPPAARRRGAFAKRLLDVVMTAPVLLAVSPVLLVCALAVRFCDGPGVLFRQERVGQDGRPFTLLKFRTLRADPHEAATRWSVAGDHRMSAVGNFLRRTSMDELPQLWNVLRGDMSLVGPRPERPYFVANFSKTHPGYAARHRMPVGITGLAQVHGLRGDTSIEDRSRFDNHYIDHWSLWQDVCILLRTAASLVRPAGS, via the coding sequence GTGCGTCAGCCGTCCGGCCCGCAGACACCCGGCCCGCAGGCGTCGTCCGGCCTCCAGGCGTCCGGTCACCAGACGTCCAAGCAGGCGTCCGGTCACCAGGCGTCCGGCGTCCAGGCGTCCAAGCAGGCGTCCGGCGTCCAGGCGCCGGGCGGGCAGACGGCCGGGATCCAGGCCGCCGGCGTGCAGGCCACCGGCTTGCAGGCGGCCGGTCCGCACCCCACCGCCCTGCACCCCACAACCCTGCAACCGGCCGCCCCCGGCCCCCACCCCCCGGGCCGCCGGCTCCCCGGCCGGGTCTCCGTCGCCTCCCCGCCCCGCGACACCCCCGACCGCGTGGCGGTGCCGCCCCGGCGTTCGGGGCGCGCGCCCCTGCGCTTCGGGCTGCCGCTCCTCGCGGGCGACTCGCTCGCCGCCCTGCTCTCCACCGCCTTCCTCAGCGAGGAGCAGCGCGACGCCGTCCTCCTCCCGCTGGTCCTCGCCGTGACGATGCTGAACGCGCTCGCCGGCCTCTACCGCCCCGGCCTCGTCCTGTCCGGCCTCGACCAACTGCCCACGCTCGCCGCCCGGATCGCGGTGTCGTGGTGCGCGGTCGCCGCCGTCCTCGCCGCGTTCCTCCCCGGCCACGCGCTCGGCCTGGCGGCCCTCCTCACGGCGGCCGCCCTCCAGCTCGCCGTCGGGTGCGCCTGCCGCTCCCTGGTCCACGGCCGCCGCCGCGCCACCGCCCGCAAGCGCCCCCGCTCCACCCTCGTCGTCGGCACGGCCCCGGCGGCGCGCCGCGTGGCCGCGCTCCTCGCCCAGCACCCCGAGTACGGCCTGCGGCCCGTCGGCATCGCCGCGCCCGCGCACGAGGAGGGCGGCGACACGGGCGCCCTGCCCGTCCTCACCTCCACCGAGGAGATCCACCGCGCCGTCATCCAGAACGGCGTGTGCGAGGCGGTGTTCGTCGACCCGGGCCCGGGCCCGGAGCTCACCATCGGCTCCGCCTCGGGCATCGTCCCCACCGACGGTACGGGTACGGACCGGCCCGGGCGCTGGGACCGCCCCGCGCTCGTCGGCCTCTTCCACGAGTACGGCTGCGCCACCTGGTTCGTCGGCGCCGGCCCCTGGGACCAGGCCCTCGCGCACGGCGGCGCCCCGCTCGACGGCGCCACCGGCCCCGACCACATGGCCCGCCACGTCTGGGGCCACGCGGGCCGCCGCCTGGAGCCGCCCGCCGCCCGCCGCCGCGGGGCGTTCGCCAAACGCCTGCTGGACGTCGTCATGACGGCCCCCGTCCTGCTCGCCGTCTCCCCGGTCCTGCTGGTCTGCGCCCTCGCCGTCCGGTTCTGCGACGGCCCCGGCGTGCTGTTCCGCCAGGAGCGCGTCGGCCAGGACGGCCGCCCCTTCACCCTCCTCAAGTTCCGCACCCTGCGCGCCGATCCGCACGAGGCCGCCACCCGCTGGAGCGTCGCGGGCGACCACCGGATGAGCGCGGTGGGCAACTTCCTGCGCCGTACGTCGATGGACGAGCTGCCGCAGCTGTGGAACGTCCTGCGCGGCGACATGAGCCTCGTCGGCCCGCGCCCCGAACGCCCCTACTTCGTCGCCAACTTCAGCAAGACCCACCCCGGCTACGCGGCCCGCCACCGGATGCCCGTCGGCATCACCGGCCTCGCGCAGGTGCACGGGCTGCGCGGCGACACCTCGATCGAGGACCGGTCGCGCTTCGACAACCACTACATCGACCACTGGTCGTTGTGGCAGGACGTGTGCATCCTCCTGCGGACCGCCGCGTCCCTCGTCCGCCCGGCCGGCAGCTGA
- the murJ gene encoding murein biosynthesis integral membrane protein MurJ — MSETRQSLPEVPPQPGPPRPAAGEAGPTAQTGTSGLFTGKFLARAAFLTALLTAAGALLGLLRDQTIAHLYGAGPDTDAFLVAWTVPEVASTLLIEDAMALILVPAFSLALARRASHQAPEPDPVRVLMRTTLPRLFLALSAGAALLVAAAPWVVAALAPGLPEPQVAVDCTRLTATCAFSMGLAGYMSAALRAHGSFVAPAMIYASYNVGIITTMLLLSDRLGVRAAAAGVAAGGVLMVLVQGPALWRRLKERRPVTGREPKDAPRVPPVALGLLAPVIVFALSRQSQVLIERFLAAPLPAGAISHLNYAQKVAQMPMVLSLMLCTVTFPVVARAMAAGETDRARRRVERDLAMAGIIVLIGAATVIACAPQIIEVLFQRGAFDHADTAATAAVMRVYALGLLGHTLVGALVRCYFSAARPLWFPALAMLVGLALTTVAGALLVEVWGVLGIAAANALGITVTAALLLHGLARHSVPLRTRYMTGALVKLIAAAAASTGSGWLCGALVPSPVLGATAAFVVIAVVFLGIARALRAPEIDTVLRPVTRKLAHAR, encoded by the coding sequence GTGAGCGAGACCAGGCAGTCCCTTCCCGAGGTCCCCCCGCAGCCCGGCCCGCCCCGCCCGGCCGCCGGGGAGGCCGGGCCGACCGCGCAGACCGGCACGAGCGGCCTCTTCACCGGGAAGTTCCTGGCCCGCGCCGCGTTCCTCACCGCTCTGCTCACCGCCGCCGGCGCGCTCCTCGGCCTCCTGCGCGACCAGACCATCGCGCACCTGTACGGCGCCGGCCCCGACACCGACGCCTTCCTCGTCGCCTGGACCGTGCCCGAGGTCGCCTCCACGCTCCTCATCGAGGACGCCATGGCGCTCATCCTCGTCCCCGCGTTCAGCCTCGCGCTCGCCCGCCGCGCCTCCCACCAGGCCCCCGAACCCGATCCCGTGCGGGTCCTGATGCGCACGACCCTGCCCCGCCTCTTCCTCGCCCTCAGCGCGGGCGCCGCGCTGCTGGTGGCCGCCGCCCCCTGGGTCGTCGCCGCCCTCGCCCCGGGCCTGCCCGAGCCGCAGGTCGCCGTCGACTGCACCCGGCTCACCGCCACCTGCGCCTTCTCCATGGGCCTCGCCGGATACATGAGCGCCGCGCTGCGGGCGCACGGCAGCTTCGTCGCGCCCGCCATGATCTACGCCTCGTACAACGTCGGCATCATCACCACGATGCTGCTCCTCAGCGACCGGCTCGGAGTACGGGCCGCCGCCGCCGGAGTCGCCGCCGGGGGCGTCCTGATGGTCCTCGTCCAGGGCCCGGCCCTGTGGCGCAGGCTCAAGGAACGCCGGCCCGTCACCGGCCGGGAGCCCAAGGACGCGCCCCGGGTGCCGCCCGTCGCGCTGGGACTCCTCGCCCCCGTCATCGTGTTCGCGCTCAGCCGCCAGTCACAGGTCCTCATCGAGCGGTTCCTCGCCGCGCCGCTGCCCGCCGGGGCCATCTCGCACCTCAACTACGCGCAGAAGGTCGCGCAGATGCCGATGGTGCTCTCCCTGATGCTCTGCACCGTAACCTTCCCGGTGGTCGCCCGCGCCATGGCCGCCGGCGAGACCGACCGGGCGCGCCGCCGGGTCGAGCGGGACCTCGCGATGGCCGGGATCATCGTCCTGATCGGCGCCGCGACCGTCATCGCCTGCGCGCCGCAGATCATCGAGGTCCTCTTCCAGCGCGGCGCGTTCGACCACGCCGACACCGCCGCCACCGCCGCCGTGATGCGGGTGTACGCGCTCGGCCTGCTCGGCCACACCCTCGTCGGCGCCCTCGTGCGCTGCTACTTCTCCGCCGCCCGCCCCCTCTGGTTCCCCGCCCTGGCCATGCTGGTCGGCCTCGCCCTCACCACCGTGGCGGGCGCCCTCCTCGTCGAGGTCTGGGGCGTCCTCGGCATCGCCGCCGCCAACGCGCTCGGCATCACCGTCACCGCGGCCCTGCTCCTGCACGGCCTCGCCCGCCACAGCGTGCCCCTCAGGACCCGGTACATGACCGGCGCCCTGGTCAAACTCATCGCCGCCGCCGCCGCGTCGACCGGCTCGGGCTGGCTGTGCGGCGCCCTCGTCCCGTCACCCGTACTCGGCGCCACCGCCGCGTTCGTGGTGATCGCCGTCGTGTTCCTCGGGATCGCCCGCGCCCTGCGGGCCCCCGAGATCGACACCGTCCTCCGTCCCGTCACACGAAAGCTCGCTCATGCCCGCTGA
- a CDS encoding chaplin codes for MSRIAKAVVLSTAAAAAVAGASGVAFADAGAQGAAVGSPGVLSGNLVQVPVHIPVNLCGNTVDVIGLLNPTFGNTCVNN; via the coding sequence ATGTCGCGTATCGCCAAGGCTGTTGTTCTGTCCACCGCGGCTGCCGCCGCCGTCGCCGGTGCGTCCGGCGTTGCCTTTGCCGACGCCGGCGCGCAGGGCGCGGCCGTCGGTTCCCCCGGCGTGCTCTCGGGCAACCTGGTCCAGGTCCCGGTCCACATCCCCGTGAACCTCTGCGGCAACACGGTCGACGTCATCGGCCTGCTCAACCCGACCTTCGGCAACACCTGCGTCAACAACTGA
- a CDS encoding glycosyltransferase, whose translation MQPQRHRPGTGFTALHLVQPVDGGVATVVLDLAEAQVADGMRVVVACPGEGPLAAEAARRGAEVREWRATRDPGPGLYEETRQAARLVEDLRPDLVHAHSAKAGLAGRLAVRGRVPTVFQPHAWSFEAVGGVTGRLARRWERWATRWTDRVVCVSDAERLTGERAGVRASWSVVRNGVDLDRFRPAEEPAADPAALRAALPLLAPLPATAPLVVCVGRLCRQKGQDILLRAWPLIVRQVPGARLVLVGDGPESAALRDAAPASVLFAGAVPDTTPWYRAADLVVLPSRWEGMAVAPLEAMACGRPVVLSDVDGARESLPPGRESLCLVPPEDPPALAEAVSALLRDRPLREAVGSQGRRHVLSSYDVRQTARAIADVYRDVAAVPRPERREPIAQ comes from the coding sequence GTGCAGCCACAGCGGCACCGGCCGGGGACCGGCTTCACGGCACTCCATCTTGTCCAGCCGGTCGACGGCGGGGTCGCGACGGTGGTCCTGGACCTGGCCGAGGCTCAGGTCGCGGACGGGATGCGGGTTGTTGTCGCGTGTCCCGGCGAGGGGCCGCTCGCCGCCGAGGCGGCGCGCAGGGGCGCGGAGGTACGGGAGTGGCGGGCCACCCGCGACCCCGGACCCGGCCTGTACGAGGAGACACGGCAGGCGGCCCGGCTCGTCGAGGACCTACGCCCCGACCTCGTCCACGCCCACAGCGCCAAGGCCGGCCTCGCCGGCCGCCTCGCCGTCCGGGGGCGCGTCCCGACCGTCTTCCAGCCGCACGCCTGGTCGTTCGAGGCGGTCGGCGGGGTGACGGGCCGCCTGGCCCGGCGCTGGGAACGGTGGGCCACCCGCTGGACCGACCGGGTCGTCTGCGTCAGTGACGCGGAACGGCTCACGGGCGAGCGCGCCGGGGTACGGGCCTCCTGGTCCGTCGTCCGCAACGGCGTCGACCTCGACCGCTTCCGGCCCGCCGAGGAACCGGCCGCCGACCCGGCCGCCCTCCGCGCGGCGCTGCCGCTCCTCGCCCCGCTGCCCGCCACCGCCCCGCTGGTCGTGTGCGTCGGGCGGCTGTGCCGGCAGAAGGGGCAGGACATCCTGCTGCGCGCCTGGCCGCTGATCGTCCGCCAGGTCCCCGGGGCCCGGCTCGTGCTCGTCGGCGACGGCCCCGAGTCCGCGGCGCTGCGGGACGCGGCCCCGGCCTCGGTGCTGTTCGCCGGAGCCGTACCGGACACCACGCCCTGGTACCGGGCGGCCGACCTGGTCGTCCTCCCCTCCCGTTGGGAAGGCATGGCCGTCGCCCCCCTGGAGGCGATGGCCTGCGGCCGCCCCGTCGTGCTCAGCGACGTGGACGGCGCGCGCGAGAGCCTGCCGCCGGGACGGGAATCCCTCTGCCTCGTACCACCCGAGGACCCGCCCGCGCTGGCGGAGGCCGTGAGCGCGCTGCTCCGGGACAGGCCGCTGCGCGAAGCCGTCGGCAGTCAGGGCCGGCGGCACGTACTCAGCAGTTACGACGTGCGGCAGACCGCGCGGGCCATCGCGGATGTCTACCGCGACGTGGCCGCCGTGCCGCGCCCCGAACGCAGGGAGCCGATCGCCCAGTGA